Below is a window of Mycolicibacterium rhodesiae NBB3 DNA.
CCTCGATCCACGAAGTGACGTCGTCGAGCACCAGCGCTTTCTCGGGCTCGTTGAACACTTCGTGGTAGAGCTCGGGATACACCTTGAGATGCGCGTCGGTCGACGCCACACACTCCAGCAGATGGTGGCTGCCTGTGACCGGAATCAGCTTGTCCTGTTCACCGTGCACGACCAGCAGAGGGGCGGTGAGCGCCGACGCGCGCTGCGGCATGGTCTCACCGACCTTGATCAGCGCCTTGCCGATTCCCGCGGGCAGCTTGCCGTGATGCACCAGCGGGTCGGCCATGTATGCGGCGACCACATCCGGATCGCGGGAAATCGCTTCGGTCGGGAGGTTCTCGACGGGCAGGCCGGGCAGGATGCTGCCGATGAGTTTGGCCACGCGAATCATGAACGACGACACGGCGTCCTGGGCGTATACGGCCGGCCCGGACAGGACCATCGCCGTGTAGTCGTCGGGATGTTCGACGCCGTATGCGAAGACGACACCGCCGCCCATACTGTGGCCGAGCACGATCAGCGGCAGGCCCGGGTGATCGGTCGTCGCGATGCCGACCAATGTGTGGAAGTCGCCGGTGTACTCGGAGATGTTTCGCAGGTACACGCGTTTGCCGCCGGAGCGGCCGTGCCCGCGAAGGTCGATCGCATAGGTGATCAGCCCCGCCTCACCGAATCGCTGTGCGACGTGGTCGTATCGACGGGCGTGTTCGGCGTAGCCGTGGCAGAGAACCACGACACCGCGCGCGGGCACCTCGGGGGTCCACACGTCGTACACGATGCGGACACCGCCGATGCCGTCGAAGCTGCGTTCGGTGCGGGTCGTCGCCACGGTTGCCACTCAGCGAGACTAACGGGCCGGCCGATCAAACGCCGGTGACGCCTGTCGGTCCCGCTGACTAAGCTCGGCAGGGTGACGGTTCTGGCTCACCACCTCGACGACGACTCGACAAATGCCTCTGCCGAGGATGTCTTCCTGGCTGATGCCCAGCAGTATCGCCGCGAGCTGCTGGCCCACTGTTACCGGATGACGGGGTCGCTGCACGACGCCGAGGATTTAGTGCAGGAAACGTACTTGCGGGCATGGAAGTCGTACAAGGGGTTTCAGGGCAAATCGTCGGTGCGGACCTGGTTGTATCGGATCGCGACGAACACGTGCCTGACGGCGCTGGACAGCCGCCAGCGCCGGCCGCTGCCGACGGGGCTCGGCGCGCCCAGCTCCGATCCGGTCGACGACATCGTCGCGCGCGACGAGGTGCCGTGGCTGGAGCCCATCCCTGACGATTCGACCGATCCGTCGAACATCGTGGGTTCCCGCGAATCGGTGCGGCTGGCGTTCATTGCGGCGCTGCAACACCTGTCCGCGCGACAGCGTGCGGTGCTGGTGTTACGCGAGGTGCTGCAGTGGAAGGCCGCCGAGGTCGCCGACGCGATCGGGTCCTCGACGGCGGCGGTGAACAGCCTGCTGCAACGCGCCCGTGCGCAGCTGGACGCCATCGGCCCGAGCGAGGACGACGCGTTGCAGACCCCTGAGTCGAAAGAAGCTCAGGACTTGCTGACGCGCTACATCGACGCGTTCGAGACCTACGACATGGACAAACTCGTCGAGCTGTTCACCGCCGACGCCGTCTGGGAGATGCCGCCGTTCGACGGCTGGTACCAAGGGCCGGAGAACATCGTCTTGCTCTCGAAAACGCATTGCCCTGCTGAACGTCCCGGAGACATGCGGTTACTCCCCACCGTGGCCAATGGTCAGCCGGCCGGCGCGATGTACATGCGCAATCGCCAGACGGGCGTGCACGAACCCTTCCAGATGCACGTGCTCGCCACGACGGACGACGGCATCTCCCACGTCGTCGCCTTTCACATGGAGTCCTTCGAGAAGTGGGGCCTGCCCGCCTCGCTCTGAGCGCGCCGGGCAATTCCGTGCGCCGGCACCAGCTAATCGGTGCGCCATCCGCCGCCCCGGGAGACCACCGTGTTCCGGGGCGGTCGTGGTCGAGCGCCAGATCAGACTTATGCCGCGAAATCGGC
It encodes the following:
- a CDS encoding sigma-70 family RNA polymerase sigma factor, yielding MTVLAHHLDDDSTNASAEDVFLADAQQYRRELLAHCYRMTGSLHDAEDLVQETYLRAWKSYKGFQGKSSVRTWLYRIATNTCLTALDSRQRRPLPTGLGAPSSDPVDDIVARDEVPWLEPIPDDSTDPSNIVGSRESVRLAFIAALQHLSARQRAVLVLREVLQWKAAEVADAIGSSTAAVNSLLQRARAQLDAIGPSEDDALQTPESKEAQDLLTRYIDAFETYDMDKLVELFTADAVWEMPPFDGWYQGPENIVLLSKTHCPAERPGDMRLLPTVANGQPAGAMYMRNRQTGVHEPFQMHVLATTDDGISHVVAFHMESFEKWGLPASL
- a CDS encoding alpha/beta hydrolase, which produces MATTRTERSFDGIGGVRIVYDVWTPEVPARGVVVLCHGYAEHARRYDHVAQRFGEAGLITYAIDLRGHGRSGGKRVYLRNISEYTGDFHTLVGIATTDHPGLPLIVLGHSMGGGVVFAYGVEHPDDYTAMVLSGPAVYAQDAVSSFMIRVAKLIGSILPGLPVENLPTEAISRDPDVVAAYMADPLVHHGKLPAGIGKALIKVGETMPQRASALTAPLLVVHGEQDKLIPVTGSHHLLECVASTDAHLKVYPELYHEVFNEPEKALVLDDVTSWIEAKL